From Chryseobacterium sp. H1D6B, a single genomic window includes:
- a CDS encoding MbnP family protein, translated as MKIYKFLSMLFIALSLFTPSACTSNDDDEPQAAAAGNLQIKFENGFNNLGDIVLNQTTQTSSNGQKHQLSALKYVVSNITLIDETGKEFKYNENNPDKGAFIVDQADAVGGIVYLNLNEIPQNNYRKIKFGLGISQNAYLLGQNGQAEFWTKAKAKGMSWSWAAGYVFVKLEGKYGNSTADTEFMNHTGNMGNVTANNTPDLYREITLDLPTTARVTGKITPSIHILADLNQYLSGDTKLTLTAANNMMMGSSQHLVEVTDNLTKMFKVDHVHND; from the coding sequence ATGAAAATTTATAAATTTTTATCAATGCTATTTATTGCTCTTAGTTTATTTACTCCTTCAGCATGTACCAGTAATGATGATGATGAGCCTCAGGCTGCTGCTGCAGGAAACCTTCAGATCAAATTCGAAAATGGATTTAATAATCTTGGAGATATTGTCCTGAATCAGACCACACAGACTTCTTCAAACGGACAGAAACACCAGCTGTCAGCTTTAAAATACGTAGTGAGCAACATCACTTTAATTGATGAGACCGGAAAAGAATTTAAATACAATGAAAACAATCCCGACAAAGGAGCTTTTATCGTTGACCAGGCAGATGCGGTGGGCGGTATCGTATATTTAAATTTAAATGAGATCCCTCAAAACAATTACAGGAAAATAAAATTCGGACTGGGAATCAGCCAGAATGCTTATCTGCTGGGACAGAACGGGCAGGCAGAATTTTGGACCAAAGCAAAAGCAAAAGGAATGTCATGGTCTTGGGCTGCCGGATATGTTTTTGTGAAATTGGAAGGGAAATATGGAAACAGTACCGCTGATACAGAATTCATGAATCATACAGGAAATATGGGGAATGTAACGGCTAATAATACCCCGGATCTATACAGAGAAATTACATTAGACCTTCCTACTACAGCCAGAGTAACAGGTAAAATCACTCCTTCTATTCATATTCTTGCAGATCTGAATCAATATTTAAGCGGAGATACAAAACTGACACTTACAGCAGCTAATAATATGATGATGGGGTCCAGCCAGCATTTAGTTGAGGTGACGGATAATCTTACCAAAATGTTTAAAGTAGACCACGTCCACAATGACTAA
- a CDS encoding cytochrome c peroxidase: MTKAKLILRTFLIIAASLNVTACSEDVMEPLDKDEAYNLSFPSYFPEMTFDQSGNPVTKNGVELGRQLFYEGRLSRNNTISCGFCHIQENAFTHHGHTVSHGVDDRIGIRNAPPIQNMAFLKRYMWDGVIHNLNEQPVIPITDANEMDSSMPEVVAKLNTDSKYKKLFKAAYGDENINGERVLKALSQFMASMISADSKYDSYKQGKVVLTSQESQGMALFQQKCASCHSGELFTDESFRNTGMYYNTQYKDAGRYRVTLDQADWMKFRVPSLRNVEYTAPYMHDGRFYTLDAVLNFYSDNVEDNPNLDPKLKENGHIGIAVNSQEKQFIIAFLKTLSDKNFITNPKFSE; encoded by the coding sequence ATGACTAAAGCTAAATTAATACTAAGGACGTTTTTAATTATTGCAGCTTCATTAAATGTTACGGCGTGTTCAGAAGATGTGATGGAACCTTTGGATAAAGATGAGGCTTATAACTTGAGTTTCCCGTCTTACTTTCCTGAAATGACTTTTGACCAGTCAGGTAATCCAGTGACAAAAAATGGAGTAGAACTAGGAAGACAGTTATTTTATGAAGGCCGGCTTTCGCGTAATAATACGATCTCCTGCGGATTCTGCCATATTCAGGAAAATGCATTTACCCACCACGGACATACCGTGAGCCATGGAGTAGACGACAGGATCGGGATCAGAAACGCCCCTCCGATTCAGAATATGGCCTTTTTAAAAAGATATATGTGGGACGGAGTGATCCATAATTTGAATGAACAGCCGGTCATTCCGATTACAGATGCAAATGAAATGGACAGCTCCATGCCGGAAGTTGTCGCTAAATTAAACACTGATTCGAAATATAAAAAATTATTTAAAGCAGCTTATGGCGATGAAAATATTAATGGAGAAAGAGTTTTAAAAGCATTGTCACAGTTTATGGCATCGATGATCTCTGCGGATTCAAAATATGACAGTTATAAACAGGGAAAAGTCGTTCTTACTTCTCAAGAGTCGCAGGGAATGGCTTTATTCCAGCAGAAATGTGCTTCCTGCCACAGCGGAGAATTGTTCACTGATGAAAGTTTTCGGAATACAGGAATGTACTATAATACTCAATATAAAGATGCCGGGAGATATCGGGTGACGCTTGACCAGGCTGACTGGATGAAATTCCGTGTTCCAAGCTTGAGAAATGTAGAATATACAGCTCCATATATGCACGACGGAAGATTTTATACGCTGGATGCGGTGCTCAATTTTTATTCAGACAATGTGGAAGACAATCCTAATCTTGATCCGAAATTAAAAGAGAACGGCCACATTGGAATTGCTGTGAACAGCCAGGAGAAGCAGTTTATTATTGCATTCTTAAAAACACTGTCCGACAAAAATTTTATAACTAATCCAAAATTTTCAGAATAA
- a CDS encoding transporter, with amino-acid sequence MKKIIFIISLIVCTMNQAAVIKDSLYIPKAQFNDKILFDDDCDACGCAAGNGSSGFESLLNPQFVGIKYFAQHYKAKENLFVKDLTQDQYFNTLQLWGKIPLTKKLSVYASLPFHFHEKKTQQGDIKINGIGDLNVLGIYQLFNSKNTFHQLNGGIGVKVPLGKFDEKGITGVNPSFQLGTGSWDYQMVLNYRYQKNKIAVLFNTDYTIKTENKKHYDFGNQWNYSATGFYQFYKNDNVVFSGKTGLQGEVYDANKQFKEVLPNTAGSALYGKLGFEAAYKKFSLGSEIMLPAYSNLAGGDIEAKSRFSIFFNLGI; translated from the coding sequence ATGAAAAAAATAATTTTTATCATAAGTTTGATTGTATGTACTATGAATCAGGCGGCTGTGATTAAAGACAGTCTGTATATTCCAAAAGCTCAGTTCAATGATAAGATCCTATTTGATGACGATTGTGATGCGTGCGGATGTGCTGCCGGAAACGGATCATCAGGCTTTGAATCCTTATTGAATCCTCAGTTTGTCGGAATTAAATATTTTGCACAGCATTATAAAGCTAAAGAAAACCTTTTCGTTAAAGATCTCACACAGGATCAGTATTTTAATACACTTCAGCTTTGGGGGAAGATTCCTTTAACTAAAAAATTAAGTGTATATGCAAGTCTTCCTTTTCATTTCCATGAGAAGAAAACACAGCAGGGCGATATTAAAATTAACGGTATCGGGGATTTAAATGTATTGGGGATTTACCAGCTGTTCAATTCCAAAAATACATTTCATCAGCTGAATGGAGGTATCGGAGTGAAAGTTCCGCTTGGAAAATTTGATGAAAAAGGAATCACCGGAGTGAATCCAAGTTTTCAGCTGGGCACCGGCAGCTGGGATTATCAGATGGTGCTGAATTATAGATACCAAAAAAACAAGATTGCGGTTCTTTTCAATACAGACTACACGATTAAAACTGAGAACAAAAAGCATTATGATTTTGGGAACCAATGGAATTATTCTGCAACAGGATTTTATCAATTCTATAAAAATGATAATGTTGTTTTTTCTGGAAAAACAGGACTTCAGGGAGAAGTGTATGATGCGAATAAACAGTTTAAAGAAGTGCTTCCCAATACTGCGGGAAGTGCTTTGTACGGCAAATTAGGTTTTGAAGCGGCTTATAAAAAGTTCAGTCTGGGAAGTGAAATAATGCTTCCAGCTTATTCAAACCTAGCTGGAGGGGATATTGAAGCAAAATCCAGATTTAGTATTTTCTTCAATCTTGGAATTTAA
- a CDS encoding VIT family protein, with amino-acid sequence MHHQLEKHYVNRIGWLRAAVLGANDGLLSTTSIVIGVAAAQPERTTIVLAALAGMIAGAMSMAAGEYVSVSSQEDTEKADLKREQRELEEMPEVELKELAKVYERRGVSKETALQVAVELTAHDALGAHAHDELGINEITQAKPLQAAVASFGSFALGASLPFILSLLAPIGQMVYYQYGFSIVFLMVLGAVSAKTGGSNIGIAMLRICFWGTVAMGITALAGHFFGVNIS; translated from the coding sequence ATGCACCATCAATTAGAAAAACATTATGTAAACAGGATAGGCTGGCTTCGTGCGGCTGTTTTGGGAGCCAATGACGGCCTGCTGTCGACTACAAGTATCGTAATTGGTGTTGCTGCAGCCCAGCCTGAGCGGACTACTATTGTTCTTGCAGCACTGGCAGGAATGATTGCCGGAGCAATGTCTATGGCTGCTGGTGAATATGTTTCCGTAAGCTCACAGGAAGATACTGAAAAGGCCGATCTGAAGCGGGAACAAAGAGAATTGGAAGAAATGCCGGAAGTAGAATTAAAAGAATTAGCTAAAGTATATGAAAGAAGAGGAGTGAGTAAAGAAACGGCCTTACAGGTAGCAGTTGAGCTCACCGCACATGATGCATTAGGCGCCCATGCGCATGATGAACTTGGAATTAATGAAATTACGCAGGCGAAACCTCTCCAGGCCGCTGTAGCATCGTTCGGGTCTTTTGCTTTAGGTGCTTCTCTGCCTTTTATTCTTTCACTGCTTGCCCCTATCGGGCAGATGGTTTATTATCAATACGGCTTTTCTATAGTTTTTCTGATGGTTTTAGGAGCCGTCTCAGCAAAAACAGGTGGTTCTAATATTGGAATTGCTATGTTGAGGATTTGTTTCTGGGGAACGGTTGCAATGGGAATTACAGCTTTAGCAGGACACTTTTTTGGAGTAAACATAAGCTGA
- a CDS encoding helix-turn-helix domain-containing protein gives MKIFKDFSTYNAYIGLCKPLDNDIDIGYYDAPNMLLKSAPVIVDFYRISIKINYADLSADNIKPVNAVFFNSPELAAGWNTAPAYTGMYIQLSKKIIEENRFLFKTYLDYGQHEALYLAEDEVEEINALFKLMFKYYQDEKKHFSLLLSYVNVLVSLVEVFYKRQFSTDPKQYNRVLTGFQQSLIDYYNQPVKQLPNVQYFADKLGVTANYLGDIVKHFTQKSALENIHEFIIKKAEELLAQGTQMNTAEIAYELGFEYPNYFSKFFKKQIGLSPKEYRMQMKNKF, from the coding sequence ATGAAAATATTCAAAGACTTCAGTACATATAATGCTTACATCGGTTTGTGTAAACCATTGGATAACGACATTGATATTGGTTATTATGATGCACCGAATATGCTGCTGAAATCGGCACCTGTTATTGTTGATTTTTACAGAATTTCCATTAAAATAAATTATGCTGACCTGTCTGCAGATAATATAAAGCCTGTTAATGCTGTGTTTTTTAACAGTCCTGAATTAGCTGCTGGCTGGAATACGGCACCTGCTTATACTGGAATGTATATACAGCTTTCTAAAAAAATCATTGAAGAAAACCGATTCTTATTCAAAACTTATTTGGATTACGGACAGCATGAAGCCCTATATTTAGCTGAAGATGAAGTTGAGGAAATCAATGCTCTTTTCAAATTGATGTTTAAGTATTATCAAGATGAAAAAAAACATTTTAGTCTATTGCTTTCTTATGTAAATGTATTAGTTTCTTTAGTGGAAGTATTTTACAAACGGCAGTTTTCTACTGATCCAAAACAATATAACCGTGTGCTGACAGGTTTTCAGCAGAGCTTAATCGATTATTATAACCAGCCTGTAAAACAGCTTCCTAATGTTCAGTATTTTGCAGACAAATTAGGAGTAACAGCAAATTATTTAGGAGATATTGTTAAACATTTTACTCAAAAATCTGCACTTGAGAATATCCACGAATTTATTATTAAAAAAGCAGAAGAATTATTGGCACAAGGTACACAAATGAACACTGCTGAAATTGCTTATGAATTAGGCTTTGAGTATCCTAACTACTTTTCAAAATTCTTTAAAAAACAAATTGGATTAAGCCCTAAAGAATATCGGATGCAGATGAAAAATAAATTTTAA
- a CDS encoding NAD(P)H-dependent oxidoreductase has protein sequence MKTKKVLSINTHLTYPNWSEGLLNDAFNQKAKDFFETEGFEVLETKVEDGYSPEEEVEKHLEASIVILQTPVNWFGAPWIYKKYVDEVFNSGLHSAKFLSGDGRTREDADRQYGTGGKMQGKKFMISATWNAPEASFNDVNQQLFQGISTKDFLLHITSNYRFCGVEIVPGYNCFDIFKDGDIVKDLENYPIHLKKVFNV, from the coding sequence ATGAAAACAAAGAAAGTTTTATCAATCAATACACATTTAACCTATCCTAATTGGTCAGAAGGCCTTTTAAATGATGCATTCAATCAAAAAGCAAAAGACTTTTTTGAAACAGAAGGGTTTGAAGTTTTAGAAACAAAAGTAGAAGACGGGTACAGCCCGGAAGAAGAAGTAGAAAAACATCTCGAAGCATCTATTGTCATCCTGCAGACCCCTGTCAATTGGTTTGGAGCCCCGTGGATTTATAAAAAGTATGTAGACGAAGTTTTTAACAGCGGCTTGCATAGTGCCAAATTTCTGTCTGGAGATGGAAGAACACGCGAAGATGCGGACAGACAATATGGAACTGGAGGAAAAATGCAGGGCAAAAAATTTATGATTTCCGCTACTTGGAATGCACCCGAAGCGAGTTTTAATGATGTTAACCAACAATTATTTCAGGGAATCAGCACAAAAGATTTCTTGCTTCATATCACCAGTAATTATCGTTTTTGCGGTGTTGAAATTGTTCCCGGCTATAATTGTTTTGATATTTTCAAGGATGGTGATATTGTAAAAGATTTAGAGAATTATCCAATTCATTTAAAAAAGGTTTTTAATGTGTAA